A genome region from uncultured Campylobacter sp. includes the following:
- the rbfA gene encoding 30S ribosome-binding factor RbfA gives MNPTELRRLRTQSVLKQLIPEALASLEDELLRGLCVTDVECKRGRYDAFVYLDKNAFDEREQEFVLEKLDRVVRYLQNFCAEAEGWYRCPAFHFKFDDRLEYQNKMDDLFDKIEEDLRKNG, from the coding sequence ATGAATCCGACCGAACTAAGAAGACTGCGCACGCAAAGCGTGCTAAAGCAACTCATCCCCGAAGCGCTCGCGAGCCTTGAGGACGAGCTTTTGCGCGGGCTGTGCGTCACCGACGTGGAGTGCAAGCGCGGGCGTTACGATGCGTTTGTGTATCTGGATAAAAACGCCTTCGACGAGCGCGAGCAGGAATTCGTGCTCGAAAAGCTCGACCGCGTGGTGAGATATTTGCAAAACTTCTGCGCCGAGGCGGAGGGCTGGTACCGCTGCCCCGCATTTCACTTCAAATTTGACGACCGCTTGGAGTATCAAAACAAAATGGACGATTTATTCGACAAAATAGAGGAGGATCTGCGCAAAAATGGTTGA
- a CDS encoding ribosome maturation factor RimP, translated as MVDLEALARECGVQLYDVETVSENGRTIYRISITKAGGVGLDDCERLSRLLSPIFDVEPPLEGEWTLEVGSPGLERKLSKPQHFANSVGELVRLSRADGQKLCGEVLGYEGGVLRLRTDGGEVSMRLDEIKKARTYVQW; from the coding sequence ATGGTTGATTTAGAGGCTTTGGCGCGCGAGTGCGGCGTGCAGCTTTACGATGTGGAAACGGTGAGCGAAAACGGCAGAACGATCTATCGCATCAGCATCACGAAAGCGGGCGGCGTGGGCTTGGACGACTGCGAGCGGCTATCGCGGCTGCTTTCGCCGATTTTCGACGTGGAGCCGCCGCTTGAGGGTGAATGGACGCTGGAGGTCGGCTCGCCCGGGCTTGAGCGCAAGCTAAGCAAGCCGCAGCATTTCGCAAACTCCGTGGGCGAGCTGGTGCGCCTAAGCCGCGCGGACGGGCAGAAGCTATGCGGCGAGGTGCTTGGCTACGAAGGCGGCGTGCTTAGGCTGCGCACGGACGGCGGCGAGGTGAGCATGCGACTTGACGAGATCAAAAAGGCGCGAACCTACGTGCAGTGGTAG
- the ribD gene encoding bifunctional diaminohydroxyphosphoribosylaminopyrimidine deaminase/5-amino-6-(5-phosphoribosylamino)uracil reductase RibD, which translates to MNDEFYMDLALRAAWRYQALALPNPAVGCALLDKSGRVLGIGAHKKAGFLHAEVNTVFAALCNLDVNFAQDFAREYAREFGVKFQNLEALKSALLQPSFTYDFILNRHGGLLRGACAYVTLEPCAHRGKTPSCAELLAELGLSRVVIGARDTNAQAAGGAEILRRGGIDVKFDVCYAAAAELAEPFCLAREGDFCFIKINATLNGAVHGRIGSEKQRAFVHELRGVCDYVGVGGQTVRADRPTLDVRAAKFDEISASAGRADMLALDACAAPQNLKPRAPDVWIYSRRALSDFDASIPLFGVAGRKVEVSQSLPVGAKITMIEAGASSFDEFAQFASHALIFYSAQMRDAGNFRANSALQPLFISRAGDPHLEANEFYGWFKILK; encoded by the coding sequence ATGAACGACGAATTTTATATGGATTTGGCGCTGCGGGCTGCGTGGCGCTATCAGGCTCTGGCGCTACCCAACCCCGCCGTGGGCTGCGCGCTGCTGGATAAGAGCGGCAGAGTTCTTGGCATAGGCGCGCATAAAAAGGCGGGCTTTTTGCATGCCGAGGTAAACACCGTTTTCGCCGCGCTGTGCAATCTGGACGTAAATTTCGCGCAGGATTTCGCTCGCGAATACGCCCGCGAATTCGGCGTTAAATTTCAAAACCTAGAAGCCTTAAAAAGCGCACTTTTGCAGCCGAGCTTTACCTACGATTTTATCTTAAACCGCCACGGCGGGCTTTTGCGCGGCGCTTGCGCCTACGTCACGCTCGAGCCTTGCGCGCATCGCGGCAAGACTCCATCTTGCGCCGAGCTTTTAGCGGAGCTTGGACTATCGCGCGTGGTAATCGGCGCGCGCGATACGAACGCGCAGGCTGCGGGCGGCGCGGAAATTTTACGCCGCGGGGGCATAGATGTGAAATTTGACGTTTGCTATGCCGCGGCGGCAGAGCTTGCGGAGCCGTTTTGTCTGGCGCGCGAGGGCGACTTTTGCTTCATCAAAATCAATGCCACGCTAAACGGCGCGGTGCATGGGCGGATCGGCAGCGAGAAGCAGCGCGCGTTCGTGCACGAGCTGCGCGGTGTGTGCGATTACGTAGGCGTAGGCGGGCAGACCGTGCGCGCCGACAGACCGACGCTGGACGTGCGTGCGGCTAAATTTGATGAAATTAGCGCTTCGGCAGGCAGGGCCGATATGCTGGCGCTAGACGCGTGTGCCGCGCCGCAAAATCTAAAGCCGCGCGCACCCGATGTTTGGATATACTCGCGCCGCGCACTTTCGGATTTTGATGCGAGCATTCCGCTTTTCGGCGTCGCAGGGCGCAAGGTGGAGGTCTCGCAGTCGCTGCCCGTGGGCGCGAAAATCACGATGATAGAGGCGGGGGCGAGTTCGTTTGACGAGTTTGCGCAGTTTGCGAGCCACGCGCTTATTTTTTACAGCGCGCAGATGAGGGACGCGGGAAATTTTAGAGCAAATTCCGCGCTACAGCCGCTTTTCATCTCCCGCGCGGGCGATCCGCACCTGGAAGCGAACGAATTCTACGGCTGGTTTAAAATTTTAAAGTAG
- a CDS encoding cation diffusion facilitator family transporter encodes MHENHAHCAHSHASNKTVLRNSFLMISTFMLVEVAGGLATNSLALLSDAGHMLSDAAALGLSLFAFKFGERKGNLQKTFGYRRIEILAATINALALVAIAVFIVIEAARRFQNPPEVATAGMLAISTLGLAVNIVVALYMLRGGDVRENVNMRGAYVHVLGDALGSVGAITAALLMMCFDWGWADAAASVLVAALIVKSGWGVLKDSLNILMEGSPKGVCLDGLVAQIRGVDGVLSVHDLHVWSITSGANALTAHIVVSGELSVREAERILREISHEMEHLGITHTTLQCESSDNECADELICEVRSNDAGGHLGHSH; translated from the coding sequence ATGCATGAAAATCACGCCCATTGCGCGCATTCACACGCGTCAAATAAAACCGTTTTGAGAAATTCCTTCCTTATGATATCCACTTTTATGCTGGTTGAGGTCGCAGGCGGCTTGGCGACGAATTCGCTCGCCCTGCTCTCAGACGCCGGACACATGCTCTCGGACGCCGCAGCGCTCGGGCTTTCGCTGTTTGCGTTTAAATTCGGCGAACGCAAAGGCAATCTGCAAAAGACTTTCGGCTACAGGCGGATCGAAATTTTAGCCGCGACGATAAACGCCCTCGCCCTCGTCGCGATCGCCGTTTTTATCGTCATCGAGGCGGCGCGGCGATTCCAAAATCCGCCCGAAGTAGCCACCGCGGGCATGCTCGCTATCAGCACGCTGGGGCTTGCCGTAAACATCGTCGTGGCGCTATACATGCTGCGCGGCGGCGACGTGAGAGAAAACGTCAATATGCGAGGTGCCTATGTGCACGTACTGGGCGACGCTTTAGGCTCGGTGGGCGCGATCACGGCGGCACTGCTGATGATGTGCTTTGACTGGGGCTGGGCGGACGCGGCGGCTAGCGTGCTCGTGGCCGCGCTCATCGTAAAAAGCGGCTGGGGCGTGCTAAAAGACAGCCTAAACATCCTGATGGAGGGCTCGCCAAAGGGCGTGTGCCTAGACGGGCTCGTCGCGCAGATCAGGGGCGTGGACGGCGTGCTCTCGGTGCACGACCTGCACGTCTGGAGTATCACGAGCGGCGCAAACGCGCTCACGGCTCACATCGTGGTCAGCGGCGAGCTGAGCGTACGCGAGGCGGAGCGGATCTTGCGCGAAATATCGCACGAAATGGAGCATCTGGGCATCACGCACACGACGCTACAGTGTGAGAGCAGCGACAACGAATGCGCTGACGAGCTAATCTGCGAAGTAAGGTCAAACGATGCGGGCGGGCATTTGGGGCATAGTCATTAA
- a CDS encoding cupin domain-containing protein, with the protein MSNYKIVSTKNEPRVELKEALGLSGCELSINELPANASVPFVHSHKQNEELYLVLKGGGTLFIDGEEKAVGEGDAIRIDPDGKRCFKAGAQGMKFICIQAKRGSLEQYTMDDGVINEDVKPSWL; encoded by the coding sequence ATGTCAAACTACAAGATCGTTTCAACGAAAAATGAGCCGAGAGTCGAGCTAAAAGAAGCTCTAGGCTTAAGCGGCTGCGAGCTCTCTATCAACGAGCTTCCTGCAAACGCGAGCGTGCCGTTCGTGCATTCGCACAAGCAAAACGAGGAGCTTTACTTGGTGCTAAAAGGCGGCGGCACGCTCTTTATCGACGGCGAGGAAAAGGCGGTGGGCGAGGGCGACGCGATCCGCATTGATCCGGACGGCAAAAGATGCTTCAAGGCTGGTGCGCAAGGAATGAAGTTTATCTGTATTCAAGCCAAACGCGGCAGCCTGGAGCAATACACGATGGATGATGGCGTGATAAACGAGGACGTAAAGCCAAGCTGGCTGTAA
- a CDS encoding NAD(P)H-binding protein: protein MKKVAIIGANGKSGSALVAEALKQGYDVTGFARNKEYKNGAIKLVHKDVFELSKADLAGFDVVISAIAAWTPQTFPLHAKMTQHIAELLSGTQTRLFVIGGAGVLYTDASRKTRLMDTPSFPTEYMGVAGATAASYEVLKASKDLIWTYVIPAAEYDANAARTGSYVLGGDELILNGKGKSYIGYADLALAVIDEIKAQKFIGKPFTAVGE from the coding sequence ATGAAAAAAGTAGCAATCATCGGAGCAAACGGAAAATCAGGTAGCGCGCTAGTTGCGGAGGCGCTAAAGCAGGGCTACGACGTAACGGGCTTCGCGCGAAACAAAGAGTATAAAAACGGCGCCATCAAGCTCGTGCACAAGGACGTTTTTGAGCTTAGCAAGGCCGATTTGGCGGGCTTTGACGTCGTCATCAGCGCGATCGCTGCATGGACGCCGCAGACCTTTCCGCTTCACGCGAAAATGACGCAGCACATCGCGGAGCTGCTAAGCGGCACGCAGACTAGACTTTTCGTCATCGGCGGCGCGGGCGTGTTATACACAGACGCTTCGCGCAAGACGCGCCTGATGGATACTCCGAGCTTCCCGACTGAGTATATGGGCGTAGCGGGGGCGACTGCGGCGAGCTACGAGGTGCTAAAGGCGAGCAAAGATTTGATCTGGACCTACGTGATCCCCGCCGCGGAATACGATGCAAACGCCGCTCGCACGGGCTCATACGTCCTCGGAGGCGACGAGCTGATCCTAAACGGCAAGGGCAAAAGCTATATCGGCTACGCAGACCTCGCGCTCGCCGTAATAGATGAGATCAAGGCGCAAAAATTTATCGGCAAGCCGTTCACGGCGGTCGGCGAATAA
- a CDS encoding Rrf2 family transcriptional regulator, with translation MQVGIKFSLAVHIMLCVAYFREEKVTGDFVAASSGINPAIARKLISQLKNATLVLTTPGVGGITLARDARLITLLDIYEAVSEEDAMFRLHKGSPSACPVGGKIEAVLAPRFARIQNDFKKSLSSVSLADLFNDLG, from the coding sequence ATGCAAGTAGGTATAAAATTTTCACTCGCGGTGCACATCATGCTTTGCGTCGCGTATTTTCGCGAGGAGAAGGTCACGGGCGATTTCGTCGCCGCAAGCTCGGGGATAAACCCCGCCATCGCGCGCAAGCTGATCTCGCAGCTGAAAAACGCGACCTTGGTGCTCACGACTCCGGGCGTGGGCGGCATCACACTAGCTCGCGACGCGCGGCTCATCACGCTTTTAGACATTTACGAGGCGGTGAGCGAGGAGGACGCGATGTTTCGCCTGCACAAAGGCTCGCCTAGCGCCTGCCCCGTGGGCGGCAAGATCGAGGCGGTACTCGCGCCGCGCTTTGCTCGCATTCAGAATGATTTTAAAAAATCCCTATCAAGCGTGAGCTTGGCGGATCTTTTTAACGATCTGGGATAG
- a CDS encoding N-6 DNA methylase has product MAIQSVEPNVADAINSQLKAYKLDYKLEQEPLNGEIDNALQEYFTKSGGKGGNRPDAKLLLQDGGLNFYPVLIEYKGYENKLEKLDADGNIENRTAKNEPNFANINSYAVNGAVHYANALLHHTSYTDIIAIGVTGHKDGKDKLQTQIGVYYVSKSNLGIGRKVGEFSDLSFLKKVNFDEFTNKLKNLNLTPDELEKIKQKREREIDASLVKLNNDIYSSEKGLGENDRVYLVAASIIATLGIPGKVAPLEKSELKSSNEKGSTDGEILMRKIEAFLNEKNLPVEKKDLIIRTLSNTILTDNINKISNGETQLKRVFSKIVDDLGIYYKIGLTTDFTGKLFNEMYSWLGFTQDKLNDVVLTPSYVATLLAKLARVNKDSYVWDFATGSAGLLVAAMNEMLKDAKNSISSPDELAKKEAHIKAYQLLGLELLSSVYMLAVLNMIMMGDGSSNILNKDSLTDFEGVYGFGKDYEKFPANAFVLNPPYSAEGNGMIFVEAALKMMNTGYAAIIIQNSAGSGKAKEINKRILARNTLIASIKMPIDLFVGKSSVQTNVYVFKVGEKHEKDEIVKFIDFSNDGYTRSNRKKASNNLRDTDRAKERYEELVNLVRFGASKLEIFTQNEYYEATIDPSNGADWNKSRPVDTMPTLADFKKTVSDYLSWEVAQILKKDSPKQSLISERIANLEREFKTSGGKFEKIRLDKLFNVKSNPQLNKDSFNFSENGVYPYFTRTVLNNGIAGYVDYLDEEHKISGNSLAVGMLGMQFFYMEKDFYAGQFTKTIYPKFDYFNSKVAQYFIVLLNKNQKIYQGSLVRDFERLFYNTKILLPTLGGEINFSFMEKFIEELERERVEELDAYLAATGLKDYKLTEKEEDALAKFDEFSQWGGVASKFTTLETLFDNIKQGRRLKKEDQKDGLVPFVMAGVTNTGVVNHISNPVVTFPRNSITVDIFGNTFYRNYDFGAGDDTGVYWNESKEYSQSVMLYFAAAISRSLRGRFSYGKKLRSSQSLKFKINLPAVNDRIDYDFMENFIKAIEKLVIKDVVLWTERKIAATKQVVVQVN; this is encoded by the coding sequence ATGGCAATCCAAAGCGTAGAACCAAACGTCGCAGACGCGATAAATTCGCAGCTTAAAGCATATAAACTCGATTATAAATTAGAGCAAGAGCCGTTAAATGGCGAAATAGACAATGCCTTACAAGAGTATTTTACTAAAAGCGGCGGTAAGGGCGGCAATCGCCCTGATGCTAAATTGCTTCTACAAGACGGCGGCTTAAATTTTTATCCCGTATTGATTGAATACAAGGGCTATGAAAATAAGCTAGAAAAGCTAGACGCCGACGGCAATATAGAAAATCGCACCGCGAAAAATGAGCCGAATTTCGCAAATATAAATTCTTATGCCGTAAACGGCGCCGTGCATTACGCTAATGCCTTGCTTCATCATACGAGCTACACCGACATCATCGCTATCGGAGTTACGGGGCATAAAGACGGTAAGGATAAATTGCAAACGCAAATCGGCGTTTATTACGTTTCAAAGTCGAATTTGGGCATCGGGCGCAAAGTGGGCGAATTTAGCGATTTATCGTTTTTAAAGAAGGTAAATTTCGATGAATTTACGAATAAACTCAAAAATTTAAATTTAACTCCCGACGAACTGGAAAAAATCAAGCAAAAACGAGAGCGAGAGATAGACGCGAGCCTAGTAAAGCTAAACAACGACATTTATAGCAGCGAAAAAGGGCTCGGTGAAAACGATAGAGTTTATCTCGTTGCCGCTTCTATCATCGCCACTTTGGGTATTCCCGGAAAAGTAGCTCCGCTTGAAAAGTCCGAGTTAAAATCATCAAACGAAAAAGGTAGCACCGACGGCGAAATTTTAATGCGAAAGATAGAGGCGTTTTTAAATGAGAAAAATTTACCTGTCGAAAAGAAAGACCTCATAATCCGCACTCTTTCAAACACGATACTAACCGATAATATAAATAAAATTTCAAACGGCGAAACTCAACTAAAACGCGTTTTTTCAAAAATAGTCGATGATCTGGGGATTTATTACAAAATCGGACTAACCACCGATTTTACGGGCAAGCTTTTTAACGAGATGTATTCGTGGCTGGGCTTTACGCAGGATAAACTAAACGACGTAGTGCTTACGCCATCATACGTCGCCACGCTTTTGGCTAAACTTGCCCGCGTGAATAAAGACAGCTACGTTTGGGACTTTGCGACCGGTTCGGCGGGGCTTTTGGTTGCAGCGATGAACGAAATGCTAAAAGACGCTAAAAACAGTATAAGCTCTCCCGACGAGCTAGCTAAAAAAGAGGCGCATATCAAAGCATACCAACTTTTAGGCTTGGAGTTGTTATCAAGCGTCTATATGCTCGCGGTTTTAAATATGATAATGATGGGCGACGGAAGCTCTAATATCCTAAATAAAGATAGTTTGACCGACTTCGAGGGCGTTTATGGCTTCGGTAAAGACTATGAAAAATTTCCCGCAAACGCTTTCGTGTTAAATCCTCCGTATTCGGCGGAAGGTAACGGCATGATATTTGTAGAAGCCGCACTCAAAATGATGAATACGGGCTATGCGGCGATAATCATTCAAAACTCGGCAGGTAGTGGCAAGGCAAAAGAGATAAATAAAAGGATTTTAGCTCGCAATACTCTAATCGCAAGCATAAAAATGCCGATTGATCTTTTCGTTGGCAAATCAAGCGTGCAGACGAATGTCTATGTCTTTAAAGTCGGCGAAAAGCACGAAAAAGACGAAATAGTAAAATTTATAGACTTTTCAAACGATGGCTATACGCGCTCAAACCGCAAAAAAGCCAGTAATAATCTAAGGGATACGGATAGAGCCAAAGAGCGTTACGAGGAGCTTGTAAATTTGGTTCGTTTCGGCGCAAGCAAACTTGAAATTTTCACGCAAAACGAATATTACGAAGCGACGATTGATCCGAGCAATGGTGCCGACTGGAATAAATCTCGCCCCGTAGATACTATGCCGACACTAGCCGATTTTAAAAAGACCGTGAGCGACTACCTAAGCTGGGAAGTGGCGCAAATTTTAAAAAAGGATAGTCCCAAGCAAAGCTTAATTAGCGAAAGGATTGCAAATTTAGAGCGAGAATTTAAAACGAGTGGCGGGAAATTTGAAAAAATTAGGCTTGATAAATTATTTAATGTGAAGTCAAATCCACAACTAAATAAAGATAGTTTTAATTTTTCTGAGAATGGAGTTTATCCATATTTCACAAGAACAGTTTTAAATAATGGTATTGCAGGCTATGTCGATTATTTGGATGAGGAGCATAAAATATCAGGCAATTCACTGGCGGTTGGAATGCTTGGGATGCAGTTTTTTTATATGGAAAAGGATTTTTACGCGGGGCAGTTTACTAAAACTATTTATCCAAAATTTGATTATTTTAATAGCAAGGTAGCTCAATATTTTATAGTTCTTTTAAATAAAAATCAAAAAATTTATCAAGGTAGTTTAGTTAGAGATTTTGAAAGACTTTTCTATAATACAAAAATTCTTTTGCCGACGTTAGGTGGCGAGATAAATTTTTCCTTTATGGAAAAATTTATCGAAGAGCTCGAACGCGAACGCGTCGAAGAGCTCGACGCGTATCTTGCGGCAACTGGGCTTAAAGATTATAAGCTAACCGAGAAAGAAGAGGATGCTTTGGCTAAATTTGACGAATTTAGCCAATGGGGGGGGGTAGCGAGTAAATTTACTACCTTAGAAACATTATTTGACAATATCAAACAAGGTAGAAGGCTAAAAAAAGAAGACCAAAAAGATGGATTAGTACCGTTTGTAATGGCTGGAGTAACGAATACCGGTGTCGTAAATCATATATCAAATCCAGTAGTTACCTTTCCTAGAAATTCGATAACCGTTGATATTTTTGGAAATACATTTTATAGAAATTATGATTTTGGAGCAGGGGACGATACGGGTGTTTATTGGAACGAAAGTAAGGAATATTCGCAAAGTGTGATGCTTTATTTTGCTGCGGCTATATCAAGGTCGTTGCGGGGTAGGTTTTCTTACGGCAAGAAGCTAAGAAGCTCGCAAAGTTTAAAATTTAAAATCAATCTTCCAGCCGTAAACGACCGAATCGACTACGATTTTATGGAAAATTTCATAAAAGCTATCGAAAAGCTAGTTATAAAAGACGTTGTGTTGTGGACAGAGCGAAAGATCGCCGCCACAAAACAAGTAGTCGTACAGGTTAATTAA